Proteins encoded within one genomic window of Jiangella mangrovi:
- a CDS encoding DUF1330 domain-containing protein, with protein sequence MPAYVIAHLQDAAPHPDIAEYIERIPGTFEPYGGRFLVHATQHAVLEGGWPGGVVMIGFPSLTEARTWWDSPEYQEIAPLRSRHIEGDIIMVDGVPDGYDPATTAKAIRDAVPAE encoded by the coding sequence ATGCCCGCCTACGTCATCGCACACCTGCAGGACGCCGCCCCGCACCCGGACATCGCCGAGTACATCGAGCGCATTCCCGGCACGTTCGAGCCGTACGGCGGCCGATTCCTGGTGCACGCCACGCAGCACGCGGTGCTCGAGGGCGGCTGGCCGGGCGGCGTCGTGATGATCGGCTTCCCGAGCCTCACCGAGGCGCGGACCTGGTGGGACTCCCCCGAGTACCAAGAGATCGCACCGCTGCGCTCGCGGCACATCGAGGGCGACATCATCATGGTCGACGGCGTCCCCGACGGCTACGACCCCGCCACCACGGCGAAGGCGATCCGCGACGCCGTCCCCGCCGAATAG
- a CDS encoding N-acyl-D-amino-acid deacylase family protein: protein MTASTRAPFDVLIEHGTVVDGTGNPAFTAAVGIRDGRVTLLRGSTADVPARERVDATGRIVAPGFIDLHSHSDLVLLGDPDLEMKIRQGVTTEVIGVDGLSYAPFDRPADLSAFSEQNAGIAGLPAEPLGWGSVADQLAAYDRTVAVNVATLVGNTALRVNALGWEPGIADGAALDRMRGQVRDAMYDGAFGLSTGLDYPPGAHATTDELVALAAEAAELGGMYHTHVRYGLGDTYLDPFREAVDIARRSGAPLQVTHFSRSARAEYTGGAQRMLDLLQAERDAGLDVTFDTYTYEWGGTRLSRLLPLWVQEGGPDRLRERLADGATRERIAAEVESSGAARQYVASAPFSDLRLGYLTSSEYDRFEGWYLSEVVSTLGVSLGVAVCDLVAANPGATFTRPSPHAMTLWKFVCHPLGMIASDSVFIGLAPSPRAYGCFTRVLADFVREERLLSLPEAVRKMSSFPAQRLGLPDRGVLRDGAVADVVVFSLERSLAPANFERPRQLAEGVDDVFVSGTAVLRDGALTGARPGRALYGPAKDRGPAAAVVTASAAAPALVEPAAEG, encoded by the coding sequence ATGACGGCCTCGACGCGGGCGCCGTTCGACGTGCTCATCGAGCACGGCACGGTCGTCGACGGCACCGGCAACCCGGCCTTCACCGCGGCCGTCGGGATCCGCGACGGCCGGGTGACGCTGCTGCGGGGGTCGACGGCGGACGTGCCGGCCCGCGAGCGCGTCGACGCCACCGGCCGCATCGTCGCGCCCGGCTTCATCGACCTGCACAGCCATTCCGACCTGGTGCTGCTCGGCGACCCGGACCTGGAGATGAAGATCCGCCAGGGCGTCACCACCGAGGTCATCGGCGTCGACGGGCTGTCCTACGCGCCGTTCGACCGGCCGGCGGACCTGAGCGCGTTCTCGGAGCAGAACGCCGGCATCGCGGGGCTGCCCGCCGAGCCGCTGGGCTGGGGCTCGGTCGCCGACCAGCTCGCCGCCTACGACCGCACCGTCGCCGTCAACGTCGCGACGCTCGTCGGCAACACGGCGCTGCGGGTCAACGCGCTGGGCTGGGAGCCCGGCATCGCCGACGGCGCCGCTCTGGACCGCATGCGGGGCCAGGTCCGCGACGCGATGTACGACGGCGCCTTCGGCCTGTCGACGGGGCTGGACTACCCGCCGGGCGCGCACGCGACGACGGACGAGCTCGTCGCGCTGGCGGCCGAGGCGGCGGAGCTGGGCGGGATGTACCACACCCACGTCCGCTACGGCCTGGGCGACACCTACCTCGACCCGTTCCGCGAGGCCGTCGACATCGCCCGCCGGTCCGGCGCGCCGCTGCAGGTCACGCACTTCTCCCGGTCCGCCCGAGCCGAGTACACCGGCGGCGCGCAGCGGATGCTCGACCTGCTGCAGGCCGAGCGCGACGCCGGCCTCGACGTCACGTTCGACACCTACACCTACGAGTGGGGCGGCACCCGGCTCAGCCGGCTGCTCCCGCTCTGGGTGCAGGAGGGCGGGCCGGACCGCCTGCGCGAACGGCTGGCCGACGGCGCCACCCGCGAGCGCATCGCCGCCGAGGTCGAGTCCAGCGGCGCGGCCCGGCAGTACGTCGCCAGCGCCCCGTTCTCGGACCTGCGGCTGGGCTATCTCACCAGTTCCGAGTACGACCGCTTCGAGGGCTGGTACCTCAGCGAGGTCGTCAGCACCCTCGGCGTCTCGCTCGGCGTGGCCGTCTGCGACCTCGTGGCGGCCAACCCCGGCGCGACGTTCACCCGGCCCAGCCCGCACGCGATGACGCTGTGGAAGTTCGTCTGCCACCCGCTCGGCATGATCGCCAGCGACTCCGTCTTCATCGGCCTGGCCCCGAGCCCGCGCGCCTACGGCTGCTTCACGCGCGTCCTGGCCGACTTCGTCCGCGAGGAGCGGCTGCTCAGCCTGCCCGAGGCCGTCCGCAAGATGTCGTCGTTCCCCGCCCAGAGGCTCGGCCTGCCCGACCGCGGCGTCCTGCGCGACGGCGCCGTGGCCGACGTGGTCGTGTTCTCGCTCGAGCGCAGCCTCGCCCCGGCCAACTTCGAGCGCCCCCGCCAGCTCGCCGAGGGCGTCGACGACGTCTTCGTCTCCGGGACGGCGGTGCTGCGCGACGGCGCTCTCACCGGGGCGCGGCCGGGGCGGGCGCTGTACGGCCCGGCGAAGGACCGCGGCCCGGCAGCGGCGGTGGTGACGGCGTCAGCTGCGGCTCCCGCACTGGTGGAGCCCGCGGCCGAGGGCTGA
- a CDS encoding mandelate racemase/muconate lactonizing enzyme family protein, whose amino-acid sequence MKIDRIRSWPVDFGFYNAVYVRVETDDGAVGEAEVAMRRRTRSIVALLDELGDELRGQDPTRIEQLSERMYRDAFLGGTLLTIGISAVDMALWDLNARVLGVPVHRLLGGAFRDEVLVYTHAKAGESPDALAATARARVDAGFKAIKTTLPGFYEKVTSVHHEHGQLVPARQTETELLPPWIFGYIAEYFQAAREAVGPDVHLMVDCHGRLNVANSIRLAEALAPYDLTFIEEPVPYERPDWLREVSSRVSTPIAAGERWGNHFSSAPFIEQHTVAVAQPDVGICGGLTAARKIATLAEAHGVSVAFHNPFGPLQSAATWQLSATLPNFLMSESMITPEQAPYWERYVENPPRVDGGVWRVDPSPGLGPRLRLEELERSEPRFVLDLGGTR is encoded by the coding sequence ATGAAGATCGATCGAATTCGTTCGTGGCCGGTGGACTTCGGCTTCTACAACGCCGTGTACGTCAGGGTCGAGACCGACGACGGCGCGGTCGGGGAGGCCGAGGTCGCCATGCGGCGGCGGACGCGGTCGATCGTCGCGTTGCTCGACGAACTGGGCGACGAGCTGCGCGGCCAGGACCCGACCCGCATCGAGCAGCTCAGCGAGCGGATGTACCGCGACGCGTTCCTCGGCGGGACGCTGCTGACCATCGGCATCAGCGCGGTCGACATGGCGCTCTGGGACCTCAACGCGCGGGTGCTCGGCGTGCCCGTGCACCGGCTGCTCGGCGGCGCGTTCCGCGACGAGGTGCTGGTCTACACCCACGCGAAGGCCGGCGAGTCGCCGGACGCGCTGGCGGCGACGGCACGCGCCCGGGTCGACGCCGGGTTCAAGGCGATCAAGACGACGCTGCCCGGGTTCTACGAGAAGGTGACCAGCGTCCACCACGAGCACGGCCAGCTCGTCCCCGCACGCCAGACCGAGACCGAGCTGCTGCCGCCGTGGATCTTCGGCTACATCGCCGAGTACTTCCAGGCCGCGCGCGAGGCCGTCGGCCCCGACGTCCACCTCATGGTCGACTGTCACGGCCGGCTCAACGTCGCGAACTCGATCCGGCTGGCCGAGGCGCTGGCGCCGTACGACCTCACCTTCATCGAGGAGCCGGTGCCGTACGAGCGGCCGGACTGGTTGCGCGAGGTGTCCAGCCGGGTCAGCACGCCCATCGCGGCGGGGGAGCGGTGGGGCAACCACTTCTCGAGCGCGCCGTTCATCGAGCAGCACACCGTGGCCGTCGCTCAGCCCGACGTGGGCATCTGCGGCGGGCTGACGGCGGCGCGGAAGATCGCCACCCTGGCCGAGGCGCACGGCGTCTCCGTCGCGTTCCACAACCCGTTCGGTCCGCTGCAGAGCGCCGCGACCTGGCAGCTCTCCGCTACGCTGCCGAACTTCCTCATGAGTGAGTCGATGATCACGCCGGAGCAGGCGCCGTACTGGGAGCGCTACGTCGAGAACCCGCCGCGCGTCGACGGCGGCGTCTGGCGGGTGGACCCGTCACCAGGGCTCGGCCCGCGGCTGCGGCTGGAGGAATTGGAACGTTCCGAGCCGCGCTTCGTGCTCGACCTGGGCGGGACCCGATGA